The DNA window TAACGTCCCATGGAGGCCGGCAAACGACCCGACATGGCCATTCGAAAAAAGATGCATGTTGTATGGCTTGTTGAAACCGTGTGCCAATAGTTACAAGGTAATTATAGAAAGGGTCCAGACATTTTGACTGCATTTTGACGTCCCCTGAAGCAATTGTCGGCGTAAATATAGGCAAAACGTGACCGCGATAAATTTCTGATCGCGTCATCACTAATATATGACTACTCCCAATATTCTTTAGAAGTGCAATTGAAGCTTCGTTATCCTTTAATGACTCATTCATTGGACAAATGAATTACATTTCTAAtcaattttgtaaataatttgTGTCTGAAACCGATAGGCCGTCGTCGTGACATAATTTTACTTTTGTCCATAATTTACAAACGCCGTATATATTTGTTAGTCTAAGTTCTGTCGCTCTGAAAGTTATACACCTGTATCACATATTCAAAAAACGTTACTTTCGTATCTGTGTTTGGTATATCGATTATAGCGCTTCAGCCACCACGTgaccagggggggggggcaagcaaCAATTTGGAATTAGGTGTGTAGAATATGGCGGCTGTTGACTCATGCTTGAATGCTGAAGCCAAAGTTTGTTAAAGCtacttttcttttcatttatttattttaggcACCTATACAGGAAACACCTTGACTTGCCTTGAAGTGGGTAATTTTGGtagggaagaaaaaaagattacaaaaaaaactgtcGTAATTTTGCGAGTTAAGCTCCTTCCAAACgacattttttgtgtttttaccCATTAAAAGCCTATATTGGCCACACTTAGATGCCTTCCAATCACGCAATCTCACCATAAAGTGTTGACCAATCATAGAGCGCTCAGTTAAATTTGATTGAAGGAACCCCGAAAGCAATTCAGCATGTTGGAAATCTCTGCTGAAATTTAACAGAATACCCAAACCCGCTGTAATATTCATGGCCTAGAATGCGTTGGTAGCATCGTGGCATCTGCCTAGCTGGTAACGCTTGCGGACAAGGTTCTTGACTATCGCCATTCTACGGATGAACTTAGGAATTTGTAACTTTCTCTCGAGACGTCGCCCTTTTAGAAGTCGACTTTTGTTTGTCGGCTTGCACATCAGACCAGGCGCACAAGGGCTCACGAAGGAAGCCGGCTGTGGATGAAAATGGGAAAGGTTAACAGGCGCTATGATTGTTAAGGGGGCAGGGGTGGGGCGCGGACATACATGTATCATATGTTATGATATTTGACGTTATGAAAATTGTTTCATAGGCCTTTGaaaatccttcaataagaaatggccCACTGTTTGGCGGTGCGTGCGTTAATAACCTCAAGCTAAACGCCGGGTTAAAACAAATCGAAAGAGTACTTCCTAACAGAATCGCTGTTGAACTCTTATCAATTCATTGTTTTCGTTTTTTCCTAAATAGCCATGTAAGCTTTGTGAGAACGAATATTCGTAATCATAAAAAGATATGTTTATCCCTAGCTGTGCAACATGATTTAACTGTTCGCTCCTGTAAAGGGAGATGCGTGGGGTTGATGCATGGTTtatgtttgcaaaaaaaattttcaagATCTCAGGatgaattattaaaaaaatgatattaaaaaatgaatttgtaattttctttttatgtttttgtttctcattgtgtttatttaaataaagttttccttgttttctttttatgcTGGGAGAAGGATTTTGTCGTTATGTACATTTGGGAATATAATGATTTGTGGGGATATTATCCATAACAACCGGCGCTTGCTGTCATTTTATAGCAAGTAAAAGAACCGCACGGAAGACGGAAGTTAAGGCCGAAAATTCAATCTATTATTCGTACTTTATTTAGCAATAAAAGCCTCAAGTACAAAGAAAAACTAAACACACAGCCAATTTCCGAACAGCCATTAATGCCcagaaaacgaaaaaaatacCACAGAGCCATGAGGTCTGTTtacaagaaaatatttaaaactgtGGGTGGGATTATAATACACGCTGCAGAAATCGCGGAAATGGTTCTATCGGACGTAATGGCGCCTCATCGGACGTAATGACGCGGGAAGTTCAGAGACAAAAAACAGAGTACTTTATTTTTTGACGAGAAAAACAGTGGCACGCCACTGCTTATAATTGAAAAGCAGAAATTAGCTGAGGAACATGTGTTTGCCTATCACgtgctaaaaagaaaataatgccACGTTATATAGAAGTATCTTTCCTTCTTCGGGCCGTTTCATTCAGTCTTTtgataacaacaaacaaatgcCATTTTTgagacaaataaaaaaaatacctaacgtaaaaaaaacgtttatttttttttgcttttcttaTATTCTTTATAGCTTCTGAACCAACTGCTATTAATTTAAAACAGAGCTCTAAAGCTTCTAAGGTGACAATGAGACGCACAAGTGACTTCATTTGACTATAGATTATTTAGCTTTTTCTGTGTGACATTCATAAACCGGTTGTGAAACCAGGGGCTAATTTTTCCAGAAGCTAGTCTTTCATGTTGagacacaaaaaaataattgaagaACCCATCTCACAGACAGAAATACGCtaagacaaaacatttcatATGACACTAGGGCGTTTGGGCCTTCTGTGATACGAAATTCGCCATGATATATCCCAGGCAAAACAAGTTGATAATTGCTTTCTCGCTCTCTGTTTGTTGCTTATGGGCTGagcattctaaaaaaaatattttatctcTCTCCTTTCAAACTATTAGTTTTGTTGTATTGCAGTTAAAATATTTGTTATCGATTTTATACAATCAGTTGCTTCGTTATATAGTTCACTCCCGATAACTACCAAGCATATCAAAATTAGCTCTACGAATAATTCATATTGTAGTTGTCTGAAAATGTTTCAAAGATATGTAttgagaaaaaggaaaaatagaTGTCGGGGCATGCAAGGGTCAGCTGCGTACCTGCGACCGAAAAaagcaaatgtttttttaataaagaatAAGCAAGTCTTAGACTTTAACATGTGATATCTATCTCTGTGCGCCGCCCAGGGAGTTGTTCAAACAGTTGTATATTCATTCGTTTGCTCTCCACCCCTACCAAACGATGCTTCTGCCCAGCAGTCTATATAATCACATAGATACTTGATGTATTACCTGAATAAGACATAAGTCCCCTTTCTGCCTGTACTTCATGCAAGCCTTCAGCTTCGTCAAGCATGTCATCCCTGCCTCACAGTCGCTCTCCACCGTGCAACTCGTCGATGACTTCACGATTCGCCTCGTGCAGAACCCTTTCTCGCCGTCACGCGCTCGGTACGGACAATTCAACGCATTACTACATAGTCGGCGGTGCCGAGCTATTATCGATCGCTGTGGAGGTCGGAAGAAGCAGTATTCGGTCGATAAGCAGTCGGAATCGGAGTCGCAACGACTGAATATAGAAAGCAATATAGtgagtttattttttaaagcttGTACTCCTTGGAATATTATAAGTCCATAAATAAATGATAATGTTATCGACATTTGCAGTTAcatgaaaagaaaattgcGTATTCCAGATATATTagtgtataaaaaaaaaagaaaaaaagtgtatTAAAAAGGAACTAATTACCATCCATGGACATTCGATAATCACGGGTATTATCTTGCGAACACAGAAGGCCCAAATCGGTTGCAAAATTAGTGTTAAGGAAActatagtaaaaaaataatagtatGTAGAGGCGTTTAAGAATTCGAGATGTAGCTCGTTCATTTTAACGCATTTTTTAGAAACGttttaaattctttttatgacctttaaaagtataaaaaaaattttagaaaaaaaattaaattgaaGTTTATATCAATGATGGCGATAAGCGGCCCAGAAACACGATTTGACAATTGCCATTTGTGCATTTTACTCAGACGCTATCAGTAATCCATTTTCctattaaaatatattttattgtcaAACTTACCCTCCATTCAAAAGCCTTTTCCGCGGAACTGCGTTATTAGACACGTTATGTGGAGTTAGACAGACACGGTAGATATCATGGCAATATTGTCCAGCCATGCAGTCCGAGTTCTGCGCGCACTCCCCCCTCGGGGTGGGCGTGGCGGGATCACTGTACCCTGTTGGGACCTCTAGACAAAACTTGAAAACATCGTGACAGTACTCCCCCTGATTACATCCGTTGTTGTCATGACAACGACGTAGACTCCGCCCTCTCGGTGCAGAGGTAGGCACATTGTGTTTTGTTAAGCATCTCTTGAAGATCACGTGACAGTACTGGTTACTTCCGCATTCCGAGCTCGAGGTGCATGACGGGGTGCTTGCCCGGTtagtatttttaggggggaggggtggggcttGTTTTGGTAAGCAACGATTTAGGACGGGATGGCAGTATTCTGTTGATTTGCATACACAGTTCGTGTTCTGTGGCTTGGGGGCGGGGTCGTTGACGATTCTGAGGCGTTTGAAGCAGACGTGGAGGAATGGATGACAGTCGTGGCCACTAGAACATTCTGTACTGTTCTTGCAAGATCGATCTGGCTGTGGATATTTTAAGACGTTAAACATCACAAGTACAAAAGGGACGGAAAATTTAATATTTAACGGTGCAGTAACAGTCAAAttctcacgaaaaaaaaattggatcAAGAAAGCCTTCGCTAAATGGCACaagcaaaattaaaaaaaaaatagaataaagcaGCCCAGCTGATCACAAATAAATATAGAGCAGGAAAATCTGTTACTAAGCTACTTATAGTGTCTCATGATTTCAGTTTGAATTTTCACAAAGAATATCGAGGGGGTGCGAACAATGCAAAAGCGCACAGAAAAACGCCAAAAACCGCAAAACCGTCAAAATAAGTCAATAACCGTAAACCGCGCAGTCTAAAGAAACCACAATAACGcgagggggggagggacgAAAAACCCGCGCCCCCTCCTTTACTAAAGTCTTAAAATGAGATTTTGAATGGgcgaaaatatatataattgccttttttttttagtccaCCAAAACTGATTTCTTGATATTTGTGGGTGTCATTTTTAAAAGGGCCGCAATCGCGGGGGTCTTTGAGAACTTCATAACTTCGAATTCAAGTCAATAATTATAACCATCTGCGGCCAGTTATCAAGAAAGTCTATGAAAAGAAAGGATCCGGTTATAGACCCCTATAACCGGTGCCCTCTCGGACTTCTTACCAAAACGATAATAATGTGTTCATCTTATAATGCGGATacaatgcatcatgggtacTGCATGTCTCTTTTAAAAGTAAGGAGCGATGTGGTATCCTTATTATTACGATACGGTTTTATTGTTATAAGGATAAAGtatcattattatattatcATAACGATTTAGTATTATTATGAATATTTCATGTAAGCATTGTTACGAATCCTACTGTACAATTCGTGGACTGTATCTTTCCTTTATTTCCTCTTAATTCACTAAAACTTGCTCCGACGAGCACGAGTTCTGGTTGAACATTAAGTGGACAAGGTTTCTCGACAAACAGTATTTTTATACAACTTTACAACAATAATTTGACTTCACATAAAATATCTTGTCAACCAGCTGCTGGTTATTGAACAGGCTATTTGTTTGAGCTTGTAGATAATATCCTGGTTCTTGGACACAAATGAGTTGCAAGTTCTTATAAACACATGTTTCCTTGGTGAAACGCAGAGGATAAtcaatttcttttttagacCGCTTTAAGAAACCCCAGGATTGTTAACTGGATTACCTGACATATCACTTGCGATAATTAAACAAATCTGGCTTGAGGGTGTATAACGATCGTTTAAGCGCGCACTTCTCGTCTTCTAACGGATCAAAAGCTCCCCTGCTACGACTTGATCGATACCGTTTATCTGGTTAATCGAGTGAAATACCCCCGTGTGGAGGATTCCACGCATTGCCGCCCTCATGAAATAATCCATCATTTCAAATTAAACCAATTTTAGTGATTTCCCGAGTGATCTAACGAGTCCGATTTATAGTTTCCGTGTAAAAACCGCCCTGGAATTGATACCGGAAATTCAAAAAATGCGGTGCAAGCGTTTACCTTCGCTTAGGTAAAACAAAGAGGTGTTCGTTATACAAGCGTTGGACAAAATTCAATAAACAAATCTAGTAACTTCAAATTAaaggaaatttgaaaatgatAGAAATAATTCTATTTTAAGTGTCTTGTGCATGCAAATTAAACGGTCGAACCACCATTTTTCCATTGTATTTTTTGGGGGGCAAGTCAATGATTGAGTGCAATGATTGGGGTTTTAGGATCCCAAACATCActttaaaaaaaccttttttgtttattaagaGAAATGCTCAAATTTGTCTCTGCAAAATGCAAATACACTTTATGACTTCAAGACTTGAGTAAGTGCTATTTCGAAAGAATGTTGTGAAAAGCTGCACCCACACAAAACGGAAAAAACATGTGGCGAGAGTTGGACATGTGAAAAACTTAAAGACCTTGTGTTTGAGTTTGTGGAGGGAACGCATTGATACTGAAAATAGCCGCAGTACCTTAATCTAAGGAATAAATCTATTCTTCATTCATTGATAAATTGTTTTAACACTCTTTCACACTCTCAGGGACACTCTTTCGAATACTCcgttctttctttttctctcaGAACCATGAATCATGAATAAAAGATGAATGTGTCCATAAAAACTCCATTATCATACATAACTTTACCAGTGTAAGCTTAGCTTTTCAGAAAAGGGCTGTTATTTTCGTAAatgtaaataaagtataaacTAAAATAAAGTTTCCGATTATCGCCGTATCTGACGCAGTAGGGCATCCAGCTAACATCAACATAATTAATACTTCTAGATTCctggtattttttatttacacaGTTAAGCAAACAAAACTAGCCCgttaaagtaaaaataaccTTACCTGACTCATAGGCGTTCCTTGTGTAGCAAAAATCAAGCCCAGTAAAATAACGAATTGACTGCTTTCCTTGTATGTTGTCATCTTCATGTCGCAGTTTCTTTAAGAGATTATTACTTCTCAAGTGTCTCTACTTAATGCTCTTGAACTCTTTAGCTTCACAAAGCACTTTAGCCTTCTTTTATAACCCTTCACGGGACATCCCGTACATGTTCGCGTAGCGGGACACTTTGACCTGAAAGATAGTGTCACTTCCCGCGCTTTGCTTTCGGGCGACCCGCGTGTGAGACAGCAATCATCGCTAGCAGATTCCACAGCTTCCCGCGTTGTTCCGCGCAGTCCCGCTAACCCTTCCTAGCAATACTCCTGGTGATTACTAATCGCATcctgtttgtttattttcctgGCGATATTGCGATTAAATCAACCTTATACACTAATCCGAATGCAAACAAGCCTCCAAGATACGTGACGTCAATTATAGTTCCCTCTACAACCCAGGAGAGGCGAGTGATTTTGTGGTTCCTCGCTATACAATCACCAACATAGTTTATCAAGCACTTTGGGAAATTTCGTGGTGAGGGCTCGGTGGTGTGTGTGGGGTCTTGAAAATCAAATGACAATTCAAAAACCGAAATATTTGTTGCGTCTGGGGCGAAAAAATTACTGGAGTTATTATGCTTATTGATGCCTTAGAGTATTGTCAAATAGTACTTCCCACTAACAACCGTTCCCGGTCAATAAACGTAAACAGACAATTTACCGACAAAATTGAACATTTTTAAATAAGAATCTTCTTACTGTAGTTTTATGCACTAAATCGTTTAGGTTTCATCTTTAGTTTCTTAAGCCCCAGAAAGATTTTGTTTTGTCTAGAGGCGGGGTAGCTATCGTAAGCCATTCAAACAATAACAGGTTGCAACCTTTGAATATTACattgtttttataagaacgtctaatttacAGTttaggctgggccgttcttatttttggagcattttaaggctgaagatgttcttaacaatgttcttaaattttagtgcttaaaaaataaagtacccaatgaattattaggagaagaattacacaaatgatcaatagcaatgtaatatttaaggttgttattaaTGAACACAATTTAACACGAATTTTAGAACACATTAGACTACAAAACCAAGGTgttgctgctatctgagcctcggcatgctctaagcatgtttttaaaatttggtggAATATCagcctggacgttcttataaaaaaatttattataaaaaagtgtATTAGCTatccttttttaaaatagagCCTTTCAAAAGTCAGCCATTGTGTCGCCAAGTGGTGGTACGACTGTCTTTTGACGAAGTCGTCATAGTAGATCTACAAACCCTTCTGCAAAAGCAATCACCTTCAAGTACCACATCCTTAGCTCGACTGATGAGCTTGTAATGAGAAAAAGCGCAGTTTGCGTGCAAGCGTATCACACACGGGTCACAAGGTAGCGCTATCAGAGACGTAATCTAGATGGTGAACGCACTCAGGAGAAATCACATCTAATAACACCCTTTACCAAGACGGGCGTACGAGTGAAGCACGATCTACATAGCTTTGTTATCACAAATAGAGGAAGTTATTCCGCGTGATTGTAGTTGATAGGAACCTGTTGTAACTACAAATGTTTGCCGTATTCACAGTCATGACGATTTCAGGTAAATCAACGGATTACCCCACACTGGCGCTTCAATTGTTTTCAGGAGTAATTACGCACTGgggttttaattaaaattgcGTACTCTCGAACGTCTGTGCAAATATTTGCTTGATTTAAAAAGTTGGTCTGTGTCGTCATCTGCATGAAGTACATCACTGGAATTCTATCTCTCTGGGCCTTTTTTTAAGATACATAAACTGTAAGGATTGGGACATAGAGTATGTAGAAGTACTTAGTGCATTTATGTTATTCTGCACGATTTTCCAGAGTCACTGCAAAAGTTGCACCCCCCTATATTTTCTCCTGTACTCACAATATATTAAATTTCGATCGAATGACGAAGAGAATTCGTCAAGGAATGTGAGCAAAGCCACGATACCAGAACAGCGTACGTTTGCAGTCCATGAGAAACTGATAAGTGTTATTTCAGAGGGCTTTCACTACTTTTGATTTACCACCCTTTCAGCACAATATCAAATCTGTTTTAGCTATGATAGCCAAGAAAGAGTCAATTTGACTTCTCTTTTTATGCGGACCTGCgccaaataataaaaatattcttcTGCTTTTCAAATTCGTCATGTCGTCTCTCCCGGCGTTTCCCGTCTTCTGCAAAATGCCGAGTCACTCAAAGGTACAATTTCCATTGGCATTAATGCAAGAAACTAAAATACTTTCAATTAAAATATCGTCAACAAAGTATCAGAATAGTTATTGTCTTGCAAAGGAGTGATTGATCGACGTTCTATTAGAATAACTTACTCTTTTGCGTTTTAAACATGTGACTTCCCGCAGTTTATGATATATGGTAGTTTGTTTAAAACATCAATGAAACATATATTTGTTTCttattctatttgttttgatgAAAATGGTTGATTTTAGGGTCTTTTGCAGCGAAAAATGACGGCATGATATTATTGATCAAGAACTACAAATACCGCCAGAGCCATTGCAACCGATTTTCGTTCCCAGATGGGGTCTTTTTGCCACTCTGTCATAGGCTAGTCTCTGTTTCCATGGCGACGCCCGGGGTACTTGCGttggtaatgatgatattgTTAACCCTCACCCCTCTACCATATGATCGCCTGGTACCTCCCGTCACGCATGTAACGCAATAGGCGTCTGATACGCTTTTCCTACACCCGTCACGCATGTAATGCAATGGGCGTTAGACGATTACAAGTACTTTTTCTTCTGACGTCGAAACATCTGTAACGCAATGGGCCTCCGTTAAGGTTTCCTCCTCTACGTGTCATGTTTTGCGAATAGGGTTCGGTAGAAACGTGGGACGATTATGTATGCATATTCTTGCAAGGTAAATCTAATGCGCTATTTTGATACTACATTTATAGTTCAATGTTCTAGGTTCGGTGCGCAAATCTAATTTGGTGCTAGAAGTTAAGTTTTGAGAATCATAGCTTAAGATCCATGTTCTATCGTAAGCCCTCCCATCTAAAGTTCGCAATTTGCCACCTTATCCTTCTACCTCTCATGCCCTATTCATAGGAGACATCGCAGTATTATCTTTAGATCAGGGCGGGGGGGTAGTTGAGCTCAGGCCATGACGTAAACACCaaccccctcccaccccccaCTCCCTCCCGGGAAAACAAAGTTGCTATCAATAAACTCTCTTCCTTCTGCGGCCATCTAACTGGACTACATGTAGCCGCCGAGTCAGCTACTTTGTAACGTGTGCCTAATCTTCTAAGATTTCGCCAAACTCAGCCACGCTTCCTCTAAAACACGCCGAAAATAGACACCAGATAAGCCCCGGTGATTTAATCAACTGAATTCGGGAGATTGTAAAGTATTTTGACATGAGGATTTCCTGAAGGAAGCGCCGAAAGAAAACCATAATAGGGACCTTATGACAACGATATCGAAATTAATGTGTTCGCACTCAACGTTCAATCCCTAACAAATTGCAATGGGATAAGCGAACTCAGTAATGGGAGTTACAGGGTAAACGTTCGTGTCTTCCATTATGACCGTGAgagttttcacgtcgtggtttgATGGACGACGGCTGAAATATATCAGACAAAACATATTTCCCATGCTTCTATTAAATTCATAATTTCATGGAATACCGCTGTACACTAGTACCCATTCCTTTTTCCTAACCTTGTTCCAAAAGACGAGCCAAGTAACAGGATGACTCGGCCCCTTTTGACAAGAAATCTTACCCCACAGACAAATGCCCCTCTTTGTGGAAGATGTACGTTTAGTAAACAACTTCAAACCCTTCTCTCGGGTCAACCACAGCACAGGAATCCGTCTTTTGAATTTAGATAACAAGGGAAGGTCCCTCTAGCAAAGTCCCTAAAGGGATCAACAAAAAGAAACTTCAAGAAAAGGAATTAACTTTCCTGTTATTAAAGAGAGCACACCAAATCTGATACAGGAGTAATCATATCTATTTAGCGTTAATGAAATACCCTCTCAACAAGAGATTTTTATTATACATTCATAAAGCTTATCTCACACTTTATTTCAAATGAAAAATGTTACAAGACAGTTATATTAAAATATCACATCCATCGAACTCCAAcagtacataaaaaaaaacaattcaataTCTCCTAAGCTTTTGCCTTTCTGCCTGTGTCTTAAGGGGGCTTTATGTAGTTTTGATTTGTTGTTTAGATTTTGTCCCTCGTGCTGATGGGGCAGCATGTTACCATGGCGAATCCTCTGTCACAGTAGCACAGTACATCAAGATTGACAGCTCTATTTTTTTCGATGCAAGTACCATGGGCAATGAAGTAATTGAGAGAAGGCGGGAATACAACataatctgaaaaaaaaaatagaaatcacGTCGTCTTATGAATGTCATAATTAcatggaaaagaaaaattttGTTCTCCCTCGTTTGACTTATCCTCTTCTTATTTACAAGCTGGAAGGGCcgtattatttttatttttagactCTTAAACTTGAATTTTCGCCTGTTTGATTGACTAGTTCATGTAAATGGTTAGACACTGTATCCATGACCGCGTGCAAAGACAGGACTAGTTGGATTTGTATCATAACTTACTTGAAATGTTATATCAGTCCTCCCAGTcaatagtcatcatcatcagaatCAAACACACGCCTCCTGTCAAACTGAGCACAAACATACTGTACAATCAATGGCAGGACACATACAATGCTGTACAATCAATGGCaagatacatacagtactgtacaatCAATGGCAAGATACATACATTACTGTACAATCAATGTCAAGctacatacagtactgtacaatCAATGGGAAgacacatacagtactgtacaatCAATGGCaagatacatacagtactgtacaatCAATGGCaagatacatacagtactgtaccATCAATGGCaagatacatacagtactgtacaatCAATGGCaagatacatacagtactgtacaatCAATGGCaagatacatacagtactgtacaatCAATGGCaagatacatacagtactgtacaatCAATGGCaagatacatacagtactgtacaatCAATGGCaagatacatacagtactgtacaatCAATGGCaagatacatacagtactgtacaatCAATGGCAGgacacatacagtactgtacaatCAATGGCaagatacatacagtactgtacaatCAATGGCaagatacatacagtactgtacaatCAATGGCAAGATACATACAGTATTGTACAATCAATGGCaagatacatacagtactgtacaatCAATGGCAGgacacatacagtactgtacaatCAATGGCAtgatacatacagtactgtacaatCAATGGCaagatacatacagtactgtacaatCAATGGTaagatacatacagtactgtacaatCAATGGCaagatacatacagtactgtacaatCAATGGCaagatacatacagtactgtacaatCAATGGCaagatacatacagtactgtacaatCAATGGCATGATACATACAGTATTGTACAATCAATGGCaagatacatacagtactgtacaatCAATGGCAGgacacatacagtactgtacaatCAATGGCAAGATACATACAGAACTGTACAATCAATGGCaatatacatacagtactgtacaatCAATGGCaagatacatacagtactgtacaatCAATGGCaagatacatacagtactgtacaatCAATGGCAAGATACATACATTACTGTACAATCAATGTCAAGctacatacagtactgtacaatCAATGGGAAgacacatacagtactgtGCAATCAATGGCaagatacatacagtactgtacaatCAATGGCaagatacatacagtactgtacaatCAATGGCaagatacatacagtactgtacaatCAATGGCaagatacatacagtactgtacaatCAATGGCAGgacacatacagtactgtacaatCAATGGCaagatacatacagtactgtacaatCAATGGCaagatacatacagtactgtacaatCAATGGCAAGATACATACAGTATTGTACAATCAATGGCaagatacatacagtactgtacaatCAATGGCAGgacacatacagtactgtacaatCAATGGCAtgatacatacagtactgtacaatCAATGGCaagatacatacagtactgtacaatCAATGGTaagatacatacagtactgtacaatCAATGGCaagatacatacagtactgtacaatCAATGGCaagatacatacagtactgtacaatCAATGGCaagatacatacagtactgtacaatCAATGGCATGATACATACAGTATTGTACAATCAATGGCaagatacatacagtactgtacaatCAATGGCAGgacacatacagtactgtacaatCAATGGCAAGATACATACAGAACTGTACAATCAATGGCaagatacatacagtactgtacaatCAATGGCaagatacatacagtactgtacaatCAATGGCAAGATACATACAATACTGTACAATCAATGGTACaatacatacagtactgtacacTCAATGGCaagatacatacagtactgtacaatCAATGGCaagatacatacagtactgtacaatCAATGGCaagatacatacagtactgtacaatCAATGGCAtgatacatacagtactctACAATCAATGGCAAGATACATACAATACTGTACAATCAATGGCaatatacata is part of the Nematostella vectensis chromosome 13, jaNemVect1.1, whole genome shotgun sequence genome and encodes:
- the LOC5513831 gene encoding uncharacterized protein LOC5513831, translating into MKMTTYKESSQFVILLGLIFATQGTPMSQPDRSCKNSTECSSGHDCHPFLHVCFKRLRIVNDPAPKPQNTNCVCKSTEYCHPVLNRCLPKQAPPLPPKNTNRASTPSCTSSSECGSNQYCHVIFKRCLTKHNVPTSAPRGRSLRRCHDNNGCNQGEYCHDVFKFCLEVPTGYSDPATPTPRGECAQNSDCMAGQYCHDIYRVCLTPHNVSNNAVPRKRLLNGGRCDSDSDCLSTEYCFFRPPQRSIIARHRRLCSNALNCPYRARDGEKGFCTRRIVKSSTSCTVESDCEAGMTCLTKLKACMKYRQKGDLCLIQPASFVSPCAPGLMCKPTNKSRLLKGRRLERKLQIPKFIRRMAIVKNLVRKRYQLGRCHDATNAF